The Rissa tridactyla isolate bRisTri1 chromosome 1, bRisTri1.patW.cur.20221130, whole genome shotgun sequence DNA segment TGCGCTCGGACATCTGGAGGCGCACAGCCACAGGGGGGATACGGGCGATGGTGGCAGGCAAACGGGTCACATCTGCCTTCATGTCACTCAAaagctcctccagctgcttcaGAACTGGAAGAGAAAGGGACACCTgttcagaggggaaaaaggggcaccctacagggaaaagagaagaggggaCAGCCATGCTAAACACCTATTCCCCGCccttgtttaacacctttgtgCAGCACAGCGTTGGCTGGTTTGTTCCCGGCCATCGATTCCTTGGATAGGTGCTGGTGGCTCTCAGCCAGGCATTCCACCTCTGCGAAACGCGTGTTCAGAGCCATAGACGGATGAGATGGGTCTTCTGACATGTTCAGGTAGGCAGCTCGCCGCAGCTGCTCCTCGATCACCAGCGCTTGCTCCAGGAGCTGCAAGAAGGAGCAGTAATGAGAAGTTTCAGCAGTTGCCTGAAAATCAGGTTGTTTGCAGCCCCAGGCTCTGCTGATGCAGTTCTCCACTATCAGCTATTGAGCAGCTGAACCTTCCTTCACCAGCCTCTGTTTATATTGAGTAAAGCCTAAAGAGAGCCTTTAGGGCTCCATTAAGCTAGGCCAGGTATACAAGAAAACCAGGCTACATCTAGTTTAATAGAAGACTACCATAAATCCTCTAGGATTCTCATTCCTCCTGAGATTCTTATTTTAAAGACCAAGTTGTCTGCTATTTCATTCTTTATGGAGCAAAGGGGGTGGAACTTTCTCTTTGAACCCAAGTCAGAAGTATCGCATGCTACTTATAGGAAGAGTCTAAAAGACTGTTGAGCATGTCAGGGACATTTAGAGAAATCAGTTTGGATCCTGTTACTGCAGAACTGATCAGCCGGACTACACTGAATTTTGCCCCAAGACTCAGAACTACATAGTCTTTATTTGGGTTGTCTTAAATCACTCCCAGATCTAAGCTATGGTCACTCCCAAATAGGTTGAGGCACAGGCTGAAGGCAAACCCTTTCACCAATCCATACAGCGTTTCCAAGTTCTGCTTGGGCACATGGAGTGGGTTGCAGCACACCAAGCAGAAGCTGTGATGGAAACAGCCACTTGAGCCTTAAGCCTCCTGCATACCAGTTGTTCAATAAACATTTGGAGAGAGAGCACTGAACCAAGCTCCCCAGTACTATTTCTAGCGTAAAGGAAGATCCTATCACGGAGATACTGCATGATTCTGAGATATATTGTtaatcccccccccgccccccgaatGCAAGGCGGAAGCCTTCACTTTCTTAGCAGAAACTCAGAGCAGCAAACTTTTTTCTCTAGAGTTCCATCTGTCTGAAAGGCACTTACCACACTGAAGATAAATCCTTACCTTAAACCTCCTTGCCAAGAACTTATTCTTTATTTCCAGGAAGTTACCCCTGTTCATCTCACCCTTGAAGGGTTCATTGAGGATGGCGTAACGTGGATCATTCTGAATATCCTGCCAACGGGCATAGCCATGACTGAGATGGGATGAGCTCAGGCAAACAAAGGCAGTGAGAACAAGGGAATACACAGCTCAGGCAGAAGATACTGTTCTCAAgagggggtggggaaagggggtgcagagaggggaGGAACAGGAGCCAAGGAAAAGGAATGAGAACTATGTCCTGCTAAGTCTTAACTATGCTGGCAGGAAACTCCTCCTCCCACCATCACTTTCGCTCTTGTGAAAGAAGATAAAGCACTCTCTCCCTTAACGTGCTTCCGTCAGACCCAGAACGGTCACCTTCACCATGATAAGTTTATGTACAAGGGGAGAGAACTGGTCCGTCAGGGTAAGGATACTTGATAATCCCAGCAAGGAGCCAGTAGTCATGACGCCGATGCCAGATCTCATAGGTCTTCTTTGTGACAGTTGCAGCCCGCTCTTCATTCTGCCACAGGGAGTGTAGTTCTGGAAAGGCAAGAGACACCAGAACAGTTGCAAGTTATTTCACAAATGCAAGAGGGGCACACAAACAAGTTCAAGCATATAAAGACTTCTCATACCAGTGAAGCCACCATCTGCTATGTTGAACATGAAGCGCTGCTTCACTGCCTTCTTGTGCCGTTCATCTACTGACTCTTTCAGCATCTCTCCATTCTGCAGCATCACCACATCTCTCTTATCATCATCCTTTTTCTCATCTGTACACACAGGAAATTAGAAAGAACATGGCAGACACCACAGCAAGTTGGACCCACAGGGAATCCTTGCAGGAGGGAGGTTAAGGAAGAGAATGGAGTCATCATGACTCACCTTTCTCATCCAGAGTGATTATAGGAGGTTCAGGGGGATTCTCAACAGGAGCTCTGTCTTCCACTTTCTCCACATCAGctgcaggagagaaggagaaCATGAGACGCAGGGGAACATGGCAAGTCCAAGGTTTTGTTCTTCAGCCTGTGAAACCTAATACTGATCCCCAACTCCCTGTTCGAAGCCCTGGAATAGCCCCACTGATTATCTGTATTTACACCTGTTTCTTTAGGATGAAGTGCTGAAGAAAGGAAGATGCAGCTCTaggaaaacagtatttgaaggggagggggggcttATTGCTGTTCAAGGTATTAAACAACCTCCCTAGAGATACCTTTGCTTTCTACTTCCATTGGCTCATCTGGTCTTTCCTTCACCTCCGGttcctctacttttttttcatctgcttctgtGGGGTTCACCGGGGATTTTGCTTCCTGTGGTGGTGTCTCCCCAggctgggcacactgctgagGACAGAAAGCAATAAGAAGCAAGGTAAAGCAGTGCATGGAAAGCAAAGACAGTCATAGCAGTTTGGAAAGCAGAGATGCACAAAACTGTCAGGCCAATTCTAAGGACCTGAGAATTATCTTTAAGTATCATTCCAAGAACTCGCCTCCATCTCAGCAGCCGAATGACACAGAAAAGGGGGCAGAAGACATTTGCAATTTCATGAGGCAAACAAGCAACTCACTCACCTCCATAGGGACCTCTGTTTCAGTAGCAGACGCACTGAGCTCTTTCTCTGGTTCGGATGACTCTCCTTGCTCCTTAGCACCAGCTCCTTCTTCTACTTTTACCCCTTCTTCTGTGTGttccccaccccagagcagcacagcagacaaaaacagaagagaagccaTCAGTAAGATCTTCCCCTCGCTGTTACCAAGCACACATCTCCTTTGCTCCAGAGATTAGGCCCATCACAATGGGACCAACATCACTCAAGATAAGCCCCCTTTCCTGCCCACTACAAATGCTGGGCTTTTCTTACTGATGTCAGCTCATCTGAGGAAAGACACCGGTAGTGTCCTCTCTTGCCTTTAAGGGCTTACACATGTCTTTGGCAGCCCTCCTAACGCGAGAGGCAAGTTGATCTGCGTCCACCCCCAGACCCCACCACCACAGCTCCGGTGAGGGGAACAGCTAGGATGAGGTCAGGACGCAGGACTGTACAAGAAGGGAGCTCTCACCAGGTGGAGGGACAGGGGCAGGTGTATTTGGCTGCGTATCCCCTGGTGTCGAGGGAGTTGGAGTTTTGGgagaaggtgaacttggctgtgAAAGTTTCTTGTTCTCCTCTATCTCTGCCAGTTCTGGCATACTCCAACGGCCATTTACATGCTCAAATTCCTGCACCTGcatgagagggagagaaagacatATAATTGGAGGAGTCATACAAAGCTTGTCCTCAACCAGAGGAGGAAGACCACTCAACATACAACAAAAATAGGTGTGAAAAGAGAGGTAAATCACTAGCCCAGGACTCCAGTGACTACAAGTTGTATGGAGAGCAAACGCTACATTGCTCTGCTAGGCACCTACCTTTTTGCGTATAAGTGACATGACACCAATGCGAGTAAGGACATGCTGTCGAGAAAGACCCTCCCGTGGGACCCCATCTGCAAAGGTCTCTGCACCATCAGCTCCAGGTTCACATAAATGGCGCATGAACAGCGAGACATAGGCCCTGGAGCAGTTAAGAGAAAAGCAATTAGACTATTAACTGGGTTAGCTGGAGACATGCACGATCAGACCCCTTCCAACACATAAGGGAAAAATCACCCTGAGACTCCTAACCCATAGTAACACAAGTTTTCGGGTTCCAGACTCCCTCAAGGGAGGATTTCCTGAGAGTTAGTGCATACATAAAGGACACACAGCTGACTCAGTACTGAGCCAGAAACAACCATAAGGCCAGAAAGGACTCAGTAGTCATTACGTGCTTGCCTGGCCATGCTACTCCTCTAAAAGCCTTCGCTTTTGGCAACTGATGAGTCAAGTCCAAGGAAGAGAACTAGAAATAAGCCTCTCCCAGCTTATACTTTGTTTCCCCTACAAAGAATCAACTAATACATTAAGAAAATGTAGTCTCTAAGGAAAGGCCAGAAAAGGCCCAATTCCCATTCTTCCCCAGAGCGAAAAGACGTTGCCAGTCTTCCACTCCTGCCTAATGCAGACTCACTTGAACTCTTTCTCTGACTTGCCACGGAGGTCCCGAACAAGCCACTGAGTGGTGAAGGCATCCTGAGGTGGCATTCCATAGCGCATGATCGCATTGAGAAAGGCTTTCCGCTGCCGGGCATTGAAACCCAATACCTAGAATGGAGGAAGAGACCGACAAGATACGGCAAGAGCCATACAGAAGCAGCTAGGATGCAAACACCTACCCTGTTAACTACTTACCTCAATGTTCCCTCCCACACGGGCAAGTAAGGGAGGCAGAGGCTTATCCTTATCATTTCTCAGGCCTTTGCGGCTAGGCCGACGAGCTGCTGAAGAGAGAAATGCAGCTAAGGAGAAGAGACAATGCACAGCATATTGTTGTGTGAATATTTCCCTTGCAGAACAGCACCACAAAGTGTAGAAGTCACCCAAATAGAGTCCCAGCTGTTCCCACGCTCAGAAAAAGTGACCCAGGAACTCTGGCTTCACCATAACTTACCTTCAGACCTCTCATCAAAGTCTTCGTCTCCTTCTTCGGAAGCAACAGAATAGTCTGACTGATTATCTGACTGGTCATCCTGCcagtctgaaagaaaaacagcacgTGAGCCTGAGACGCTACTCCGTTACTTCCCAGCAACATATACTTACACCCATTTCTCCCTCAGATTCCTGTGGATTTGTACCTCTATCCTCCTGCGAGCCATCATTGTAGTTAACTTGCTTGCGAATACGTTTGCCCTTGCCAAGATTCCTGGCCAGATCCTCCTGTTGCTGTTCATAATGGTGACGCAGCAGTTTCTCCCAGTAATCGGGATCCACTGACTCCTCCTGCTTAATGATCTCACGTtcaacctcctcttcctcctgccacagAGAGGTAACAAGTTTAGAGCCCTACACTCCAAATCCCAACGTGTCTGAGCAGATAAGTGCCTGCTTGCCCTTCAAAGCATCAGAGCTCAATTCAGTTGATCCTACATTGTTCAGCAGAAGATACTAGCTGACATCCACCTCATACTCACCCCCATCTCCTCTTCACGAACCACATACTGGGCCACCTTGAAGGAGCTGAGATACTCATTCATGCCCTGAAGTTCTGTATCTTCTGTTTCATCCTGGTTCCGATCCAACAGGCGCTCAATTGCTTTGTCATCATAGTGGATGACACTGCTGTCCTCACCTTCTTTGTTATCCCCTGAGGGAAGAGCACAGGCACAGTTGCTGTGTGGATCTCAAGGGACTAGGAAAGGGAATGTCACCCTAGACTTTCCTGTAGAGCTATAATGAGCACTGTGCCTACAGTCACTCTCTAATTAAGGAGCCAGACCTCCCCACCTCCTTCAGTTCTACTCCCAGGCACTCACCCCCCTCAGTAGCCTCATCCTTGAAGAGCTCTTCAGTGCCAAATTTGAGAATGTCATCAAGTTCCTGTTTGGACATGGAGCCTGTCTTGGAGCCCAACCCTGGTCTCACTACCAGATGAGTTAGCATCATtttcttcttggccacctgagtgATACGCTCCTCCACTGAGGCCCTTGTCACAAAGCGGTATATCATCACTTTCTTGTTCTGTCCAATTCTGTGTGCACGACTGAAGGCCTAGAAAAGAGATGTGCTCAGAACAGTCTAGAGCTACACAAGTAGTAGGCTGATACACCCCGCCTACCTCCACAAGTTTCCCAGTTGCCTTCATATTGGCTCTTAATATTAGCGAAGGCTGGGCCCTAGAAGAACCCTCCACTATTTCACTTCCCATCTCTACCCATCCTCACTGCTCTAATTTTGCGTATTTCTAGAGGGAAAGTCAAACATTCCTTCACTCCTCCTGATCATTTAGTTTCCCCTCTTTCCTCAGGATTACTCCATAGTGAGAGGTCTCATTCCGACTCACCTGGATATCATTGTGGGGGTTCCAGTCTGAATCATAGATAATCACAGTATCTGCTGTGGCCAAGTTGATACCAAGACCCCCAGCTCGAGttgaaagcagaaagcagaactgCTGAGCACCAGGAGCTTAGATAAAAGGAGAGAACAAAAGTAATCAAGGGAGAGTACATTACTCAAAGACTTGTATCTGACTCACATCACCTGAGGGGGGAACACCACTAATTTAAGATTCCAGGAGAGCCATAGAAGACTTGGGCCACAACAATCCCATGCTGACCACTAAGCAAGTACAAGACAgcagttttcattttgcaaagaaagTAGGAGACTCCATACCATTGAAGCGGTCAATAGCCTCCTGACGCATGTTCCCTGTGATTCCTCCGTCAATCCGCTCATATTTGTACCCTTCGTGTTCCAAAAAGTCTTCTAGAAGGTCCAACATTTTAGTCATCTGCATATCAGAAAAACATCAAAGAGTGAGGGACAAGGGAATACCAGATCAACAGGctcctttttcagaaaaaaaaaaaccaaacaaaaacctcccAGCCTTAAGGTTTTTCCCCATATACCTGAGAGAATATGAGCACCCTGTGACCTCCTTCCTTAAGGTTCTTTAACAtcttctggagcagcagcagctttccagaGGCTCGAATAAGAGCACTACCATCGTACATGCCATTTGGCATTTTTGGAGCTTcctgagaagagaaaagaaagggagtAAGGGGTGGagtagaggaagaaaacagcttgaAGGGATGTACTTGGTCTTTAGTCCCTAGCTGTCTTCATCAGATGCTGACTCACGTCCGATCATTTAGCTTGGCACAACCACAACGTGTAGCACTAGTTATATGAAACATCAGTGCTACCCTGTGCCTATTCTCTTGCAATTTGACTCCTAAGATGCCCTCCTCTTTCTTATTGACTTAGCCCCTACTCTCACTGTCTTCACCACCTTGCATGAGTCATAACTCCCTACCTGCCATACAAagatactggaaaagaaaaggccttCCAGCGTGTTGGGTCTACATAAAGACAGGAtgcaaaaaaacagaaaaaagcagaaagaaaggaaggggaacCCCTAGGTGCCCCACTAGAGAGCTAACTAGCTCCCTGATAACAGCCATCAGGGAATTTGCTTATACAAAATAAGTGACTGGACATACCATAGCAGCCACAGGAAAGAGGTAGGGGTGGTTACAGCACTTCTTCAGATCCATAACAACATTGAGCAAGGAGACTTGGTTACCACCACCCCGTGCATTTAGTGCCTCAAAGTTTCTTGTCAAAATGTATTTATAGtatttcctgaaaagaaagaaaaccaagcaaCTCAGACACCCATCATGAGAACGATTAATGTACTCTCTTGCTAAACTCTGCAGAGCTCCTGGCATTACCAGCCAGCTACCTAGGCTTTGCCAGTGGCATTCACTATCTCTTTATCCCTTACATCAGAGCACAGGATTAGTCCTCCCTCTGCTACAGTGGCAGCAGTAAATCTTCCTCCTATCCACTGTGTGGAAAGCCCTAAAGCAAGGATGAGGCCATTTCAGCATACTCTTTGGAAGACCAGAACAGAGCAACAGTAGTTCAACAGCAGGTGCTCTCTTCATCCTCACACTTACTTCTGCATGGGGCTCAACTCCACTCTGACAATGAGTTCAGTCTTAGATGGCATGTTCTTGAAAACATCAGCTTTGAGACGCCTCAGCATGTGTGGGCCCAGCATGTCATGCAGCTTCTTGATCTGATCTTCCTTGGCAATATCTGCAAACTCTTCTAGGAAGCCCTCCAAGTTACTGCAGAGAAACAGACACTCAGCAAAAGCCAcaaagagggggggggaaaaaaaaaaaaaaaaaaaaagagtgacaaGGCAGGCATGCTGACTTGCATTGCAACACATACTGGAATCTCTCTGGCGTCAGGAAGTTCAGCAGGTGGAACAGTTCTTCCAGGTTGTTCTGCAGGGGAGTTCCTGTAAGCAGCAGCTTGTGCTGGAGGGAGTAACCGTTCAGCACGCGGAAGAactgggaagcagagagcagggaaGAAACGGTGAGGAAAAACACCCTaacaaaccaaactaaaacacaTGAACATATAAAAGGCTTATTAAGTCACAGgcctaaaaaaataatttctcctagAAAAAGAGTTGACACCAAGCTAGCGTGCAATTTAGATCACATCAGCTGTTTGGACAAGAGCTCCAAGTAGTTCACATTCCAGTCAGGGTCACTAGACTGATCTCATTACATCATTGTTCTGCATAGCTAAAACACGACTGCAGCAAATTGTACAAGCCATCAGGTGCTGGTACGTTTCCTTTGCTCTTTTAAGTTACAAGCTCTTTCAGACCACCAATCATTTCCAGACTGCTATACTATGTACTTTTTCGTGCTAAATTAGTGTTCCACGCCCTTACAACTACTCTGCCTTGAGAATTCTGGAAATAGAGAAGTCACTCTTCCTATTCATGTCAATCTTGGCAATGTTCCAGAGCTCTGaacaagcagaggagaaaaagagtaaGGGTTTGCCAATGCGTCTTTAAGGTAATTTGTGCTGGTTTTCACAACAATGAAGTAATTCCAGACAGAGGTAGCGAGCAGTTAAAGTACTGAACTGAAAAGCATAAGCGTACCATGTTCACCAGCACAAATTGCCAATAAAGCAGTAATTTATTTATGAGCTTGGccatttctttgcttattttacaCTTAGCATGATACAAGGTCAAACTTAATGAAAGCAGCTT contains these protein-coding regions:
- the CHD4 gene encoding chromodomain-helicase-DNA-binding protein 4 isoform X8; protein product: MASGIGSPSPCSGGSDDDEMEILLNNAIPQHPEPEEEPEEELLSEADTPKIKKKKKPKKLKEPKVPKLSKRQKKELGDSSGEGNEFVEEEEEVLRSDSEGSDYTPGKKKKKKLGPKKEKKNKAKRKEEEEEEEEDDDSKEPKSSAQLLEDWGMEDIDHIFTEEDYRTLTNYKAFSQFVRPLIAAKNPKIAVSKMMMVLGAKWREFSTNNPFKGSSGASVAAAAAAAVAVVESMVTNVDAVLPQPPVDVPLRKAKTKEGKGPNARRKPKASPRIPDIKKPKTKKVAPLKIKLGGFGSKRKRSSSEDDDLDVESDFDDASINSYSVSDGSTSRSSRSRKKLKAGKKKKKGEEDSTVAVDGYETDHQDYCEVCQQGGEIILCDTCPRAYHMVCLDPDMEKAPEGKWSCPHCEKEGIQWEAKEDNSEGEEILEDVVGDAEEEDDHHMEFCRVCKDGGELLCCDACPSSYHIHCLNPPLPEIPNGEWLCPRCTCPALKGKVQKILIWKWGQPPVGPPPPRPPDADPNAPPPKPLEGRPERQFFVKWQGMSYWHCSWVSELQLELHCQVMFRNYQRKNDMDEPPSGDFGGEEEKSRKRKNKDPKYAEMEERFYRYGIKPEWMMIHRILNHSVDKKGNVHYLIKWRDLPYDQASWESEDVDIQDYDLYKQAYWNHRELMRGEEGRPGKKLKKVKMRKLERPPETPTVDPTVKYDRQPEYLDVTGGTLHPYQLEGLNWLRFSWAQGTDTILADEMGLGKTVQTAVFLYSLYKEGHSKGPFLVSAPLSTIINWEREFEMWAPDMYVVTYVGDKDSRAIIRENEFTFEDNAIRGGKKASRMKKEAAVKFHVLLTSYELITIDMAILGSIDWACLIVDEAHRLKNNQSKFFRVLNGYSLQHKLLLTGTPLQNNLEELFHLLNFLTPERFHNLEGFLEEFADIAKEDQIKKLHDMLGPHMLRRLKADVFKNMPSKTELIVRVELSPMQKKYYKYILTRNFEALNARGGGNQVSLLNVVMDLKKCCNHPYLFPVAAMEAPKMPNGMYDGSALIRASGKLLLLQKMLKNLKEGGHRVLIFSQMTKMLDLLEDFLEHEGYKYERIDGGITGNMRQEAIDRFNAPGAQQFCFLLSTRAGGLGINLATADTVIIYDSDWNPHNDIQAFSRAHRIGQNKKVMIYRFVTRASVEERITQVAKKKMMLTHLVVRPGLGSKTGSMSKQELDDILKFGTEELFKDEATEGGDNKEGEDSSVIHYDDKAIERLLDRNQDETEDTELQGMNEYLSSFKVAQYVVREEEMGEEEEVEREIIKQEESVDPDYWEKLLRHHYEQQQEDLARNLGKGKRIRKQVNYNDGSQEDRDWQDDQSDNQSDYSVASEEGDEDFDERSEAAFLSSAARRPSRKGLRNDKDKPLPPLLARVGGNIEVLGFNARQRKAFLNAIMRYGMPPQDAFTTQWLVRDLRGKSEKEFKAYVSLFMRHLCEPGADGAETFADGVPREGLSRQHVLTRIGVMSLIRKKVQEFEHVNGRWSMPELAEIEENKKLSQPSSPSPKTPTPSTPGDTQPNTPAPVPPPEEGVKVEEGAGAKEQGESSEPEKELSASATETEVPMEQCAQPGETPPQEAKSPVNPTEADEKKVEEPEVKERPDEPMEVESKADVEKVEDRAPVENPPEPPIITLDEKDEKKDDDKRDVVMLQNGEMLKESVDERHKKAVKQRFMFNIADGGFTELHSLWQNEERAATVTKKTYEIWHRRHDYWLLAGIINHGYARWQDIQNDPRYAILNEPFKGEMNRGNFLEIKNKFLARRFKLLEQALVIEEQLRRAAYLNMSEDPSHPSMALNTRFAEVECLAESHQHLSKESMAGNKPANAVLHKVLKQLEELLSDMKADVTRLPATIARIPPVAVRLQMSERNILSRLANRSSEPPPPPPPQQVRTLSDHLLLPPTGGPAAVSPWPSAVDLSAKLK
- the CHD4 gene encoding chromodomain-helicase-DNA-binding protein 4 isoform X7, with product MASGIGSPSPCSGGSDDDEMEILLNNAIPQHPEPEEEPEEELLSEADTPKIKKKKKPKKLKEPKVPKLSKRQKKELGDSSGEGNEFVEEEEEVLRSDSEGSDYTPGKKKKKKLGPKKEKKNKAKRKEEEEEEEEDDDSKEPKSSAQLLEDWGMEDIDHIFTEEDYRTLTNYKAFSQFVRPLIAAKNPKIAVSKMMMVLGAKWREFSTNNPFKGSSGASVAAAAAAAVAVVESMVTNVDAVLPQPPVDVPLRKAKTKEGKGPNARRKPKASPRIPDIKKPKTKKVAPLKIKLGGFGSKRKRSSSEDDDLDVESDFDDASINSYSVSDGSTSRSSRSRKKLKAGKKKKKGEEDSTVAVDGYETDHQDYCEVCQQGGEIILCDTCPRAYHMVCLDPDMEKAPEGKWSCPHCEKEGIQWEAKEDNSEGEEILEDVVGDAEEEDDHHMEFCRVCKDGGELLCCDACPSSYHIHCLNPPLPEIPNGEWLCPRCTCPALKGKVQKILIWKWGQPPVGPPPPRPPDADPNAPPPKPLEGRPERQFFVKWQGMSYWHCSWVSELQLELHCQVMFRNYQRKNDMDEPPSGDFGGEEEKSRKRKNKDPKYAEMEERFYRYGIKPEWMMIHRILNHSVDKKGNVHYLIKWRDLPYDQASWESEDVDIQDYDLYKQAYWNHRELMRGEEGRPGKKLKKVKMRKLERPPETPTVDPTVKYDRQPEYLDVTGGTLHPYQLEGLNWLRFSWAQGTDTILADEMGLGKTVQTAVFLYSLYKEGHSKGPFLVSAPLSTIINWEREFEMWAPDMYVVTYVGDKDSRAIIRENEFTFEDNAIRGGKKASRMKKEAAVKFHVLLTSYELITIDMAILGSIDWACLIVDEAHRLKNNQSKFFRVLNGYSLQHKLLLTGTPLQNNLEELFHLLNFLTPERFHNLEGFLEEFADIAKEDQIKKLHDMLGPHMLRRLKADVFKNMPSKTELIVRVELSPMQKKYYKYILTRNFEALNARGGGNQVSLLNVVMDLKKCCNHPYLFPVAAMEAPKMPNGMYDGSALIRASGKLLLLQKMLKNLKEGGHRVLIFSQMTKMLDLLEDFLEHEGYKYERIDGGITGNMRQEAIDRFNAPGAQQFCFLLSTRAGGLGINLATADTVIIYDSDWNPHNDIQAFSRAHRIGQNKKVMIYRFVTRASVEERITQVAKKKMMLTHLVVRPGLGSKTGSMSKQELDDILKFGTEELFKDEATEGGDNKEGEDSSVIHYDDKAIERLLDRNQDETEDTELQGMNEYLSSFKVAQYVVREEEMGEEEEVEREIIKQEESVDPDYWEKLLRHHYEQQQEDLARNLGKGKRIRKQVNYNDGSQEDRGSRAVFLSDWQDDQSDNQSDYSVASEEGDEDFDERSEARRPSRKGLRNDKDKPLPPLLARVGGNIEVLGFNARQRKAFLNAIMRYGMPPQDAFTTQWLVRDLRGKSEKEFKAYVSLFMRHLCEPGADGAETFADGVPREGLSRQHVLTRIGVMSLIRKKVQEFEHVNGRWSMPELAEIEENKKLSQPSSPSPKTPTPSTPGDTQPNTPAPVPPPEEGVKVEEGAGAKEQGESSEPEKELSASATETEVPMEQCAQPGETPPQEAKSPVNPTEADEKKVEEPEVKERPDEPMEVESKADVEKVEDRAPVENPPEPPIITLDEKDEKKDDDKRDVVMLQNGEMLKESVDERHKKAVKQRFMFNIADGGFTELHSLWQNEERAATVTKKTYEIWHRRHDYWLLAGIINHGYARWQDIQNDPRYAILNEPFKGEMNRGNFLEIKNKFLARRFKLLEQALVIEEQLRRAAYLNMSEDPSHPSMALNTRFAEVECLAESHQHLSKESMAGNKPANAVLHKVLKQLEELLSDMKADVTRLPATIARIPPVAVRLQMSERNILSRLANRSSEPPPPPPPQQVRTLSDHLLLPPTGGPAAVSPWPSAVDLSAKLK
- the CHD4 gene encoding chromodomain-helicase-DNA-binding protein 4 isoform X2 — protein: MASGIGSPSPCSGGSDDDEMEILLNNAIPQHPEPEEEPEEELLSEADTPKIKKKKKPKKLKEPKVPKLSKRQKKELGDSSGEGNEFVEEEEEVLRSDSEGSDYTPGKKKKKKLGPKKEKKNKAKRKEEEEEEEEDDDSKEPKSSAQLLEDWGMEDIDHIFTEEDYRTLTNYKAFSQFVRPLIAAKNPKIAVSKMMMVLGAKWREFSTNNPFKGSSGASVAAAAAAAVAVVESMVTNVDAVLPQPPVDVPLRKAKTKEGKGPNARRKPKASPRIPDIKKPKTKKVAPLKIKLGGFGSKRKRSSSEDDDLDVESDFDDASINSYSVSDGSTSRSSRSRKKLKAGKKKKKGEEDSTVAVDGYETDHQDYCEVCQQGGEIILCDTCPRAYHMVCLDPDMEKAPEGKWSCPHCEKEGIQWEAKEDNSEGEEILEDVVGDAEEEDDHHMEFCRVCKDGGELLCCDACPSSYHIHCLNPPLPEIPNGEWLCPRCTCPALKGKVQKILIWKWGQPPVGPPPPRPPDADPNAPPPKPLEGRPERQFFVKWQGMSYWHCSWVSELQLELHCQVMFRNYQRKNDMDEPPSGDFGGEEEKSRKRKNKDPKYAEMEERFYRYGIKPEWMMIHRILNHSVDKKGNVHYLIKWRDLPYDQASWESEDVDIQDYDLYKQAYWNHRELMRGEEGRPGKKLKKVKMRKLERPPETPTVDPTVKYDRQPEYLDVTGGTLHPYQLEGLNWLRFSWAQGTDTILADEMGLGKTVQTAVFLYSLYKEGHSKGPFLVSAPLSTIINWEREFEMWAPDMYVVTYVGDKDSRAIIRENEFTFEDNAIRGGKKASRMKKEAAVKFHVLLTSYELITIDMAILGSIDWACLIVDEAHRLKNNQSKFFRVLNGYSLQHKLLLTGTPLQNNLEELFHLLNFLTPERFHNLEGFLEEFADIAKEDQIKKLHDMLGPHMLRRLKADVFKNMPSKTELIVRVELSPMQKKYYKYILTRNFEALNARGGGNQVSLLNVVMDLKKCCNHPYLFPVAAMEAPKMPNGMYDGSALIRASGKLLLLQKMLKNLKEGGHRVLIFSQMTKMLDLLEDFLEHEGYKYERIDGGITGNMRQEAIDRFNAPGAQQFCFLLSTRAGGLGINLATADTVIIYDSDWNPHNDIQAFSRAHRIGQNKKVMIYRFVTRASVEERITQVAKKKMMLTHLVVRPGLGSKTGSMSKQELDDILKFGTEELFKDEATEGGDNKEGEDSSVIHYDDKAIERLLDRNQDETEDTELQGMNEYLSSFKVAQYVVREEEMGEEEEVEREIIKQEESVDPDYWEKLLRHHYEQQQEDLARNLGKGKRIRKQVNYNDGSQEDRGSRAVFLSDWQDDQSDNQSDYSVASEEGDEDFDERSEAAFLSSAARRPSRKGLRNDKDKPLPPLLARVGGNIEVLGFNARQRKAFLNAIMRYGMPPQDAFTTQWLVRDLRGKSEKEFKAYVSLFMRHLCEPGADGAETFADGVPREGLSRQHVLTRIGVMSLIRKKVQEFEHVNGRWSMPELAEIEENKKLSQPSSPSPKTPTPSTPGDTQPNTPAPVPPPEEGVKVEEGAGAKEQGESSEPEKELSASATETEVPMECAQPGETPPQEAKSPVNPTEADEKKVEEPEVKERPDEPMEVESKADVEKVEDRAPVENPPEPPIITLDEKDEKKDDDKRDVVMLQNGEMLKESVDERHKKAVKQRFMFNIADGGFTELHSLWQNEERAATVTKKTYEIWHRRHDYWLLAGIINHGYARWQDIQNDPRYAILNEPFKGEMNRGNFLEIKNKFLARRFKLLEQALVIEEQLRRAAYLNMSEDPSHPSMALNTRFAEVECLAESHQHLSKESMAGNKPANAVLHKVLKQLEELLSDMKADVTRLPATIARIPPVAVRLQMSERNILSRLANRSSEPPPPPPPQQVRTLSDHLLLPPTGGPAAVSPWPSAVDLSAKLK